A genomic region of Pseudomonas sp. MPC6 contains the following coding sequences:
- the nuoM gene encoding NADH-quinone oxidoreductase subunit M, translating into MILPWLILIPFIGGLLCWMGERFGATLPRWIALITMSLLLCLGLWLWATGDYSFAPAPGADPTWALEFKHIWIERFGISVHLALDGLSLLMIMLTGLLGVLSVLCSWKEIQRHVGFFHLNLMWILGGVVGVFLALDLFMFFFFWEMMLVPMYFLIALWGHSSSDGKKTRIYAATKFFIFTQASGLIMLVAILGLVLVNFNDTGVITFNYADLLKTKMSLSTEYILMLGFFIAFAVKLPVVPFHSWLPDAHAQAPTAGSVDLAGILLKTAAYGLLRFALPLFPNASAEFAPIAMTLGLIGIFYGAFLAFAQTDIKRLIAFSSVSHMGFVLIGIYSGSQLALQGAVMQMLAHGLSAAALFILSGQLYERTHTRDMREMGGLWSKIAYLPALSLFFAAASLGLPGTGNFVGEFLILLGTFPSAPVVTIIATSGLVFGSVYSLIMIHRAYFGPAKSDAVLHGMDGREMIMVVGLAALLIYIGVYPQPFLDTSAATMHGVQQWLGTAFTQLASAR; encoded by the coding sequence ATGATTCTGCCTTGGCTAATCCTGATCCCCTTCATCGGCGGCCTGCTGTGCTGGATGGGTGAGCGCTTCGGCGCCACCCTCCCCCGCTGGATTGCGCTGATCACCATGTCCCTGTTGCTCTGCCTCGGCCTCTGGCTGTGGGCCACCGGTGACTATTCATTTGCCCCGGCGCCTGGCGCCGACCCGACCTGGGCGCTTGAGTTCAAGCACATCTGGATCGAGCGCTTCGGCATCAGCGTGCACCTGGCCCTCGACGGCCTGTCGCTGCTGATGATCATGCTGACCGGTCTGCTGGGCGTGCTCTCGGTGCTCTGCTCGTGGAAAGAAATCCAGCGTCACGTTGGCTTCTTCCACCTGAACCTGATGTGGATCCTGGGCGGTGTCGTCGGCGTGTTCCTCGCCCTCGACCTGTTCATGTTCTTCTTCTTCTGGGAAATGATGCTGGTGCCGATGTACTTCCTCATCGCGCTCTGGGGTCACAGTTCTTCGGACGGCAAGAAAACCCGGATCTACGCGGCGACCAAGTTCTTCATCTTCACTCAGGCTTCCGGCCTGATCATGCTGGTGGCGATCCTCGGTCTGGTTCTGGTCAACTTCAACGACACCGGCGTGATTACCTTCAACTACGCCGACCTGTTGAAAACCAAGATGTCGCTGAGCACCGAGTACATCCTGATGCTCGGCTTCTTCATCGCCTTCGCGGTGAAGCTGCCCGTCGTGCCGTTCCACTCCTGGTTGCCTGACGCTCACGCCCAGGCACCGACCGCGGGTTCGGTCGACCTGGCCGGTATCTTGTTGAAGACAGCGGCCTATGGTCTGCTGCGTTTCGCCCTGCCACTGTTCCCGAACGCTTCGGCGGAGTTTGCGCCGATCGCCATGACCCTCGGTCTGATCGGGATCTTCTACGGTGCGTTCCTGGCCTTCGCGCAAACCGACATCAAGCGTCTGATCGCCTTCTCGTCCGTTTCCCACATGGGCTTCGTACTGATCGGCATCTACTCCGGCAGCCAACTGGCGCTGCAGGGCGCGGTCATGCAGATGCTGGCGCACGGTCTGTCGGCCGCGGCACTCTTTATCCTCAGTGGCCAGTTGTACGAGCGCACCCACACCCGCGACATGCGTGAGATGGGTGGCCTGTGGTCGAAGATCGCCTACCTGCCGGCCCTCAGCCTGTTCTTTGCCGCGGCGTCCCTGGGCTTGCCGGGTACCGGTAACTTCGTCGGTGAGTTCCTGATCCTGCTCGGCACCTTCCCCTCGGCGCCTGTGGTTACCATCATCGCGACGTCGGGCCTGGTGTTCGGTTCGGTCTACTCGCTGATCATGATCCACCGCGCGTACTTCGGCCCGGCCAAATCGGACGCGGTACTGCATGGCATGGACGGTCGCGAAATGATCATGGTGGTCGGGCTTGCGGCGCTGCTGATCTACATCGGCGTGTACCCGCAACCGTTCCTCGATACCTCTGCCGCGACGATGCATGGCGTGCAGCAATGGCTCGGTACCGCCTTCACTCAACTCGCTTCGGCCCGGTAA
- the nuoN gene encoding NADH-quinone oxidoreductase subunit NuoN: MEFTTQHFIALAPLLITSATIIVVMLAIAWRRNHSQTFLISVAGLNLALLSILPALKVAPLAVTPLLQIDSFACLYMALILVATLACVTLAHAYLGDGGSGYPGNREELYLLILMAAAGGLVLVSAQHLAGLFIGLELLSVPVYGLVAYAFFNKRSLEAGIKYMVLSAAGSAFLLFGMALLYADSGSLSFNGIGQALAATGLPSSLAQLGLGMMLIGLAFKLSLVPFHLWTPDVYEGAPAPVAAFLATASKVAVFAVMVRLFQISPAASSGVLSDVLTIIAIASILFGNLLALTQSNLKRLLGYSSIAHFGYLLIALVASKGLAVEAIGVYLVTYVITSLGAFGVITLMSSPYNGRDADALYEYRGLFWRRPYLTAVLTVMMLSLAGIPLTAGFIGKFYIIATGVESHQWWLVGSLVLGSAIGVFYYLRVMVTLYLIEPNLRRHDAQLHWEQRAGGVMLLAIAALAFFLGLYPQPLLNLVQQAGLAG; encoded by the coding sequence ATGGAATTCACGACTCAACACTTTATCGCGCTAGCGCCGTTGTTGATCACCAGCGCCACGATCATCGTGGTGATGCTGGCGATTGCCTGGCGCCGCAACCACTCGCAGACCTTCCTGATTTCCGTGGCGGGTCTGAACCTGGCGCTGCTGTCGATCCTGCCAGCCTTGAAAGTCGCGCCTCTGGCCGTGACCCCACTGCTGCAAATCGATAGCTTCGCCTGCTTGTACATGGCGCTGATCCTGGTCGCCACCCTCGCTTGTGTGACCCTCGCCCACGCCTACCTCGGCGATGGCGGTTCGGGTTACCCGGGCAACCGCGAAGAACTGTACCTGCTGATCCTGATGGCCGCCGCCGGCGGCCTGGTGCTGGTCAGCGCGCAGCACCTGGCCGGGTTGTTCATCGGTCTGGAACTGCTGTCGGTACCGGTCTACGGTCTGGTGGCGTATGCCTTCTTCAACAAGCGTTCGCTGGAAGCCGGTATCAAGTACATGGTGCTGTCGGCCGCCGGTTCCGCGTTCCTGTTGTTCGGTATGGCGCTGCTGTATGCCGACTCCGGCAGCCTGAGCTTCAACGGCATCGGTCAGGCCCTGGCGGCCACCGGCCTGCCAAGCTCGCTGGCGCAACTGGGCCTGGGCATGATGCTGATCGGCCTGGCGTTCAAGCTGTCGCTGGTGCCGTTCCACCTCTGGACCCCGGACGTCTACGAAGGTGCTCCGGCACCGGTGGCCGCGTTCCTGGCTACTGCGTCGAAAGTCGCGGTGTTCGCGGTGATGGTGCGTCTGTTCCAGATCTCTCCGGCGGCGAGCAGCGGTGTGCTGAGCGACGTGCTGACCATCATCGCCATCGCGTCGATCCTGTTCGGTAACCTGCTGGCGCTGACCCAGAGCAATCTCAAGCGTCTGCTGGGTTACTCGTCCATCGCCCACTTCGGTTACCTGCTGATCGCCCTGGTGGCGAGCAAAGGCCTGGCCGTGGAAGCCATCGGCGTGTACCTGGTCACTTACGTGATCACCAGCCTCGGCGCGTTCGGCGTGATCACCCTGATGTCCTCGCCGTACAACGGCCGCGACGCCGATGCCCTGTACGAATACCGCGGCCTGTTCTGGCGCCGTCCGTACCTGACCGCCGTGCTGACCGTGATGATGCTGTCCCTGGCCGGCATCCCGCTGACTGCGGGTTTCATCGGCAAGTTCTACATCATCGCCACCGGCGTCGAGTCCCACCAATGGTGGCTGGTCGGCTCCCTGGTACTGGGCAGCGCCATCGGCGTGTTCTACTACCTGCGTGTGATGGTCACTTTGTACCTGATCGAACCGAACCTGCGTCGTCACGATGCGCAACTGCATTGGGAGCAACGTGCGGGCGGCGTGATGTTGCTGGCTATCGCCGCACTGGCGTTCTTCCTTGGGCTCTATCCACAGCCGTTGCTGAACCTGGTTCAGCAGGCGGGGTTGGCGGGTTGA
- a CDS encoding transcriptional regulator yields MKRDIFSELMDGLESLADERQGKIALRTHKVQLPKLVPITAEEVVAIRLQLNLSRSVFAMYLRTNTRTLENWEQGRATPNAQATILIRLVERFPQTIEQLAALTRAVEAAPHK; encoded by the coding sequence ATGAAACGTGACATTTTTTCCGAACTGATGGATGGCCTCGAATCCTTGGCCGACGAGCGCCAAGGCAAGATCGCGCTGCGGACCCACAAGGTTCAGCTGCCAAAACTGGTACCCATCACTGCCGAGGAAGTGGTAGCCATCCGCCTACAACTCAACCTTTCCCGGTCGGTGTTCGCCATGTATCTGCGCACCAACACCCGAACCCTCGAAAACTGGGAACAGGGACGGGCAACGCCAAATGCCCAAGCCACGATACTGATCCGCTTGGTTGAACGCTTTCCACAAACCATCGAGCAGCTCGCCGCCCTGACCCGAGCGGTAGAGGCTGCACCACACAAATGA